The proteins below come from a single Solidesulfovibrio fructosivorans JJ] genomic window:
- a CDS encoding DVU_1551 family NTP transferase, producing the protein MSTDTTFPDACACILAGGLSSRMGAGFKPLLTLDGQSALALLADTFRRAGITNIVVATGHRGVEVTAEATRIGIRSAYNPEYETGMFSTVKTALAAVPQTCRRICLTPVDIPLFRPATVARLVARLGEADAPPVLYPVFSGERGHPPCLDASVIPSVMAHVGNGGLRQALAPFAFEEIAVPDANILADMDTPEDYAMLRSLAERRDIPTPAEAEALLAIEKVPPQGLAHARGVAAVAEALGRALNAAGANLDIPLIKASALLHDVAKGRPHHEAAGGRLLASLGFDAAAAIVAAHRDIDLPPDAPVTEREVVYIADKFVFGRWLVPVAGRFRQKFDLFAGDAAAQAAISRRREHALRVLARIEAAVGQRAETVIAAAGFRPGPPPAQAYAAAAARHTSHKSPEAPRH; encoded by the coding sequence ATGAGCACCGACACCACCTTTCCCGACGCCTGCGCCTGCATCCTGGCCGGAGGGCTCTCCTCGCGCATGGGCGCGGGGTTCAAGCCCCTGCTGACCTTGGACGGCCAAAGCGCCCTGGCGCTTCTGGCCGACACCTTCCGCCGGGCGGGCATCACGAATATCGTGGTGGCCACCGGCCACCGGGGCGTGGAGGTCACGGCCGAGGCGACACGCATCGGCATACGCAGCGCATACAATCCGGAATACGAAACCGGCATGTTTTCCACCGTCAAAACGGCCCTTGCCGCCGTGCCGCAAACCTGCCGCCGCATCTGCCTGACTCCGGTGGACATCCCCCTTTTCCGGCCGGCCACCGTCGCCCGGCTGGTGGCGCGCCTTGGCGAGGCCGACGCCCCGCCGGTCCTCTATCCGGTTTTTTCCGGCGAACGCGGCCATCCGCCCTGCCTGGACGCAAGCGTCATCCCCTCGGTCATGGCCCATGTCGGCAACGGCGGCCTGCGACAGGCCCTGGCGCCCTTCGCCTTCGAGGAAATCGCGGTTCCCGACGCCAACATCCTGGCCGACATGGACACCCCCGAGGATTACGCCATGCTGCGTTCCCTGGCCGAACGCCGGGACATCCCCACTCCGGCCGAGGCCGAAGCGCTTCTCGCTATCGAGAAGGTCCCGCCCCAAGGCCTGGCCCACGCCCGGGGCGTGGCCGCCGTGGCCGAAGCCCTCGGCCGGGCGCTCAATGCCGCCGGGGCGAACCTCGACATTCCCCTCATCAAGGCCTCGGCCCTGCTCCACGACGTGGCCAAGGGGCGGCCGCATCACGAAGCCGCCGGCGGCAGGCTGCTCGCCTCCCTCGGCTTCGACGCCGCCGCCGCCATCGTCGCCGCCCACCGCGACATCGACCTGCCGCCGGACGCGCCCGTCACCGAGCGCGAAGTCGTCTACATCGCCGACAAGTTCGTCTTCGGCCGCTGGCTGGTGCCGGTCGCCGGACGGTTCCGGCAAAAGTTCGACCTTTTTGCCGGCGATGCCGCCGCCCAGGCCGCCATCAGCCGCCGCCGCGAACACGCTTTGCGCGTGCTCGCCCGCATCGAAGCCGCCGTGGGGCAGCGCGCCGAGACGGTCATCGCCGCCGCCGGCTTCCGTCCCGGTCCGCCCCCGGCCCAGGCCTATGCCGCCGCGGCCGCCCGCCACACGAGCCACAAGTCCCCCGAAGCCCCAAGGCATTGA
- a CDS encoding amino acid kinase family protein: MSKLIKEAQEGGRLHIDSPLMGESLVSRKLLSGQNRGEVFRMHPDVNVLKIGGQSIMDRGAKALLPILDVLLTAKEKHKMILMTGGGTRARHIYNIGLELGMPTGVLSKLGDKVASQNAEILSVLLSKYGGVRIGHGDHLEQLTMFCQLGYLPITPGIPPYGFFEHPAEEGMIPPHRTDCGAFLLAENIGAKSLLYLKDEKGLYSGDPKKAKDGEKLEYYGRLTVDELIALDLDDLIVERPVLRFLKHAKCIKRFQIIDALRHPEHILAALDGEQVGTVIYKED; this comes from the coding sequence ATGAGCAAGCTCATCAAGGAAGCGCAGGAAGGCGGACGGTTGCACATCGATTCGCCGCTGATGGGGGAGTCGCTGGTCAGCCGCAAGCTGCTGTCCGGCCAGAACCGGGGTGAGGTGTTTCGGATGCACCCCGACGTCAACGTGCTGAAAATTGGCGGCCAGTCCATCATGGACCGGGGGGCCAAAGCCCTGCTGCCGATCCTGGACGTGCTGCTGACGGCCAAGGAAAAGCACAAGATGATCCTCATGACCGGGGGCGGCACCCGGGCGCGGCACATCTACAATATCGGGCTGGAGCTCGGCATGCCCACGGGCGTGCTCTCCAAGCTCGGGGACAAGGTCGCCTCCCAGAACGCCGAGATCCTGTCCGTGCTGCTGTCCAAGTACGGCGGTGTGCGCATCGGCCACGGCGATCACCTGGAACAGCTGACCATGTTCTGCCAGCTCGGCTATCTGCCCATCACCCCGGGCATTCCGCCCTACGGGTTTTTCGAGCACCCGGCCGAGGAGGGAATGATCCCGCCGCACCGCACGGACTGCGGGGCGTTTCTTTTGGCGGAAAACATCGGCGCGAAATCCTTGCTCTATCTCAAGGACGAAAAGGGCCTCTACAGCGGCGACCCCAAGAAGGCCAAGGACGGAGAGAAGCTCGAATACTACGGCCGGCTGACCGTGGACGAGCTGATCGCCCTGGATCTCGACGACCTGATCGTCGAGCGCCCGGTGCTGCGCTTCCTCAAGCACGCCAAGTGCATCAAGCGGTTCCAGATTATCGACGCCCTGCGCCACCCCGAGCATATCCTGGCGGCCCTCGACGGCGAGCAGGTCGGTACGGTGATCTACAAGGAAGACTAG
- a CDS encoding sigma-54-dependent transcriptional regulator codes for MDAVGFDVLRRAVASCGLASDTGRGLDVLLSRFLDALTDLPGLRHAAVVLADAEGRPTIRARLGVPDVGMVLTAALERGPGARTARVLRAGAAPVVAEADGKVAATREEAAMLAAPIPVAAGREEDGPQGWVFTDGLLGRDAPLGDDLRLLTLLAGILGRMADMAAMAAGRTLDMAREVAFLRSKVSLRHQHVFSSGTSQLLEALHGAVARAAVSKAPIVLRGEPGSGRGVLARLIHELSPRAVHPFAVVSAAGSDKLMERLFGCARPLGPAVKPAASGPGFLEEADGGTLLIRDAHRLPPDVCERLARFCAAGRMARLGGARERRVDTRLFFAAPPGGLNQELAAALSPEVIVVPSLRERREDIPALLDDLLARETSRGGRRLTLTPKALKALEAYDWPGNIREMEELVARLAVTAPEDRIDIADIPPEMLAEGDRPPVLPEDAAELRDMERQQVLNALTRHGWVQSRAARELGLTLRQIGYRIRKYGLTREEADV; via the coding sequence ATGGACGCCGTAGGTTTCGACGTGCTGCGCCGTGCCGTGGCCAGTTGCGGACTGGCTTCGGATACCGGACGCGGCTTGGACGTGCTGCTTTCGCGTTTTCTCGACGCCCTGACCGATCTGCCGGGGCTGCGCCATGCCGCCGTGGTGCTGGCCGATGCCGAAGGCCGGCCGACCATCCGGGCCAGGCTCGGCGTGCCCGATGTGGGCATGGTGCTGACCGCCGCCTTGGAACGGGGGCCGGGAGCCCGCACGGCCCGGGTCCTTCGCGCCGGGGCCGCGCCGGTCGTGGCCGAAGCCGACGGCAAGGTGGCCGCGACGCGCGAGGAGGCGGCCATGCTGGCCGCGCCCATCCCGGTCGCAGCCGGGCGGGAGGAAGACGGGCCCCAGGGATGGGTTTTCACCGACGGGCTGCTTGGCCGGGACGCCCCGCTTGGCGACGACCTGCGCCTGTTGACGCTTCTCGCCGGCATCCTCGGCCGCATGGCCGACATGGCCGCCATGGCCGCCGGCCGCACCCTGGACATGGCCCGGGAAGTGGCCTTTTTGCGTTCCAAGGTGTCGTTGCGCCACCAGCATGTGTTTTCGAGCGGCACGAGCCAGCTCCTGGAGGCTTTGCACGGCGCGGTGGCCCGGGCCGCCGTGTCCAAGGCCCCCATTGTCCTTCGCGGCGAGCCCGGCTCGGGACGCGGCGTCCTGGCCCGCCTCATTCACGAGCTTTCCCCCCGGGCCGTGCATCCTTTTGCGGTCGTAAGCGCCGCCGGGTCGGACAAGCTCATGGAACGCCTCTTCGGCTGCGCCAGACCGCTCGGTCCCGCCGTCAAGCCCGCCGCGTCCGGTCCCGGCTTCCTCGAGGAAGCCGACGGCGGCACGCTGCTGATCCGGGATGCCCACCGCCTGCCGCCGGACGTGTGCGAACGGCTCGCCCGCTTTTGCGCGGCCGGGCGCATGGCCCGCCTGGGCGGGGCCCGCGAGCGTCGCGTGGACACGCGCCTTTTTTTCGCTGCTCCCCCTGGCGGCCTGAACCAGGAACTGGCCGCCGCCCTGTCCCCGGAAGTCATCGTCGTGCCGAGCCTGCGGGAACGCCGGGAAGACATCCCCGCCCTGCTCGACGACCTGCTGGCCCGGGAGACCTCCCGGGGCGGACGCCGCCTGACGCTGACGCCCAAGGCCCTCAAAGCCCTGGAAGCCTACGACTGGCCCGGCAACATCCGGGAAATGGAAGAACTCGTGGCCCGTCTGGCCGTGACCGCGCCCGAAGACCGCATCGACATCGCCGACATCCCGCCCGAAATGCTGGCCGAAGGCGACCGGCCGCCAGTGCTGCCCGAGGACGCGGCCGAACTGCGCGACATGGAGCGCCAGCAGGTCCTAAACGCCCTGACGCGACACGGCTGGGTCCAGTCCCGCGCCGCCCGCGAACTCGGCCTCACCCTGCGCCAGATCGGCTACCGTATCCGCAAATACGGCCTCACACGCGAAGAGGCGGATGTATAA
- a CDS encoding PadR family transcriptional regulator, protein MSEKIGPNKPDRYVQPSILMALLDGKSYGYELLQHIGEYGFLKGDAAPGMIYRHLRQMEDEGLVASQWDATGSGPAKRVYAVTPEGREVLEAWVGYMERQARALLAFVGRYNEKSGS, encoded by the coding sequence ATGTCGGAAAAAATAGGGCCGAACAAACCCGACCGCTATGTGCAGCCGTCGATCCTGATGGCCCTTCTCGATGGAAAGTCCTATGGTTACGAGCTGCTACAGCATATCGGCGAGTACGGCTTCCTGAAAGGGGACGCCGCGCCGGGCATGATTTATCGGCATCTGCGCCAGATGGAGGACGAGGGGCTTGTGGCCTCCCAATGGGACGCCACGGGGTCCGGGCCGGCCAAACGCGTGTATGCCGTGACCCCGGAAGGTCGTGAGGTGCTGGAAGCGTGGGTGGGGTATATGGAGCGGCAGGCCAGGGCGCTTTTGGCCTTTGTCGGGCGCTACAACGAGAAAAGCGGGTCCTGA
- a CDS encoding 4Fe-4S binding protein — MSQRFSPSFWSRIPQWFFFLASLYVGWRFILFCRYAVGAGPEAARPAGVEGFLPISALLGARHALATGTWDPVHPAGLTIFLAALAMAFFFRKAFCGHVCPVGFVIVRLGRLGQRLGLARSVPRRIEAALRTPKYLLLAFFLFTSFFGMDAASIEQFVRSSYNLTADARMLLFFLHPGMIALVVLGCLFVLGIVFRGSFCRWLCPYGALLGLLAKIGPTSLVRDPGRCTGCGRCRAVCPMDLPITAGPRPMECSGCASCVTACPQKASAARFGFLGRPAPWWLTAVGACGVFALAYAAAHMAGVWRTQLPGGMVAKLYAMALGG, encoded by the coding sequence ATGTCACAGCGTTTTTCCCCGTCGTTTTGGTCCCGTATTCCCCAGTGGTTCTTTTTCCTGGCCAGCCTGTACGTGGGCTGGCGCTTCATCCTTTTTTGCCGCTACGCCGTGGGGGCCGGCCCCGAAGCGGCTCGTCCGGCCGGGGTGGAAGGTTTTTTGCCCATAAGCGCGCTTCTGGGCGCGCGCCATGCCCTGGCGACCGGAACCTGGGACCCGGTGCACCCGGCCGGGCTGACCATCTTTCTGGCCGCCCTGGCCATGGCCTTTTTCTTTCGCAAGGCTTTTTGCGGCCACGTCTGCCCGGTGGGCTTCGTCATCGTCCGGCTCGGGCGGCTGGGCCAACGGCTGGGGCTGGCCCGGTCCGTGCCGCGACGGATCGAGGCGGCGCTTCGCACGCCCAAGTACCTGCTGTTGGCCTTTTTCCTCTTCACCAGCTTTTTCGGCATGGACGCCGCCTCCATCGAACAGTTCGTGCGTTCGTCCTACAACCTCACGGCCGACGCCCGGATGCTGCTCTTTTTCCTGCATCCCGGCATGATCGCCCTGGTCGTCCTGGGCTGCCTGTTCGTGCTGGGCATCGTCTTTCGCGGCTCGTTTTGCCGCTGGCTGTGCCCGTACGGGGCGCTGCTCGGACTTTTGGCCAAAATCGGCCCCACGTCCCTGGTCCGCGATCCCGGGCGTTGCACGGGCTGCGGCCGTTGCCGCGCGGTCTGCCCCATGGATCTGCCCATAACGGCCGGGCCGCGCCCCATGGAGTGCAGCGGCTGCGCCTCGTGTGTGACCGCCTGCCCCCAAAAGGCCTCGGCGGCGCGCTTCGGCTTCCTGGGGCGGCCCGCGCCGTGGTGGCTCACGGCCGTTGGGGCTTGCGGCGTATTCGCCCTGGCCTATGCGGCGGCCCACATGGCCGGCGTGTGGCGCACGCAACTGCCCGGGGGCATGGTGGCGAAGCTTTATGCCATGGCTCTCGGCGGCTGA
- a CDS encoding XdhC family aldehyde oxidoreductase maturation factor, which produces MNELIDIINTTLAEGRSVVAATIVTSVGSTPRTAGSKMLIFPDDKIAGTVGGGLAEGQVMAAGAEVLASGVSRLMDFDMTGQASKGADLICGGKMRVFLERLAPDAATKRLFAALADTLAKSERGLVVTPLEPASGGDAGRCLLLPEGDIVGSDPGPAVLQAARERARDILAPVVMEADGRRFFLEPALAQSPLVICGGGHVSRPTGQIAAMVGFRVTVLDDRPEFAAPERFPFAAETAVIDPAKGWLTGRRVSENDSIVIVTRGHAHDYDALAEALGTPAGYIGMIGSSSKRDAIYDRLLAAGFTRDDIARVKSPIGLPIEAETPEEIAVSIVAELIACRAARRP; this is translated from the coding sequence ATGAACGAACTCATCGACATCATCAATACCACCCTGGCCGAAGGCCGCTCCGTGGTCGCGGCCACCATCGTCACAAGCGTTGGCTCCACCCCGCGCACCGCCGGCTCCAAGATGCTCATCTTTCCCGACGACAAGATCGCCGGCACCGTGGGCGGCGGGCTGGCCGAAGGACAGGTCATGGCCGCCGGGGCCGAGGTGCTCGCCTCGGGCGTCTCCCGGCTCATGGATTTCGACATGACCGGCCAGGCGTCGAAAGGCGCGGACCTCATCTGCGGCGGCAAGATGCGCGTTTTTCTCGAACGCCTGGCCCCGGACGCGGCCACCAAGCGCCTTTTCGCCGCCCTGGCCGATACCTTGGCCAAAAGCGAACGCGGCCTCGTGGTCACGCCCCTGGAGCCCGCTTCCGGCGGCGACGCGGGCCGCTGCCTGCTGCTCCCGGAGGGCGACATCGTGGGCAGCGATCCCGGCCCGGCGGTTTTGCAGGCCGCCCGCGAGAGGGCCCGCGACATCCTGGCCCCGGTGGTCATGGAAGCCGACGGCCGGCGCTTTTTCCTGGAGCCGGCCCTGGCCCAAAGTCCGCTTGTCATCTGCGGCGGCGGGCACGTCAGCCGGCCCACGGGGCAGATCGCGGCCATGGTGGGCTTCCGGGTGACGGTGCTGGACGATCGGCCGGAATTCGCCGCGCCCGAGCGTTTTCCCTTTGCCGCCGAGACCGCCGTGATCGACCCGGCCAAGGGCTGGCTCACCGGACGACGCGTCAGCGAAAACGATTCCATCGTCATCGTCACGCGCGGCCACGCCCACGACTACGACGCGCTGGCCGAGGCGCTTGGCACGCCGGCCGGCTACATCGGCATGATCGGCTCGAGCTCCAAGCGCGACGCCATCTACGACCGGCTCCTTGCCGCCGGATTCACCCGCGACGACATCGCCCGGGTCAAAAGCCCCATCGGCCTTCCCATCGAGGCCGAAACCCCCGAGGAAATCGCGGTGAGCATCGTGGCCGAACTGATCGCCTGCCGCGCCGCCAGAAGGCCATGA
- a CDS encoding ABC transporter permease, whose protein sequence is MFLSLRIALKSLTTHKMRTILAMLGVFLGALALTGVLHISLAMERKAVQETEKLGPNLLMAMSGNVRFRRGDVRADAGNTKLKLPDAMALLRGLPSVVGGVPYLAFTSPIRAGDKKTMCQIVATWPAYPNIRGNHAQYGHFFDQQDEDDKAMVCALGQTIATRLFGSPEAAVGREVHIYRARVRVVGVMEEKGADVSGTNQDEQIFVPLSTYMRRMSNKNYIHGVYMQLADGTDFEAAKATAQHILRRRHGIKPEKGQADDFRVLTARDTMRLKQQALDLVQTLGYISSSLSFAIGGLGILSIMILLVRARRLEIGIRRAVGARRRDIIRQFLIESGAMSAVGGTAGTAAALLLLAIIYRLGQFPNVYNAWLIGSSLFGSAALGLVAGAYPAWSAANVEVLQVLRDE, encoded by the coding sequence GTGTTTCTCAGCCTGCGCATCGCGCTCAAGTCGCTGACCACCCACAAGATGCGCACCATCCTGGCCATGCTGGGGGTCTTTCTGGGCGCGCTGGCCTTAACCGGCGTGCTCCATATTTCCCTGGCCATGGAGCGCAAGGCCGTGCAGGAAACCGAAAAGCTCGGCCCCAACCTGCTTATGGCCATGAGCGGCAACGTCCGCTTCCGACGCGGGGACGTCCGGGCCGACGCCGGCAATACCAAGCTGAAGCTGCCCGACGCCATGGCGCTCCTGCGCGGCCTGCCCTCGGTCGTCGGCGGCGTGCCCTACCTCGCCTTCACCTCGCCCATCCGGGCCGGGGACAAAAAGACCATGTGCCAGATCGTGGCCACCTGGCCGGCCTACCCGAACATTCGCGGCAACCATGCGCAGTACGGCCATTTCTTCGACCAGCAGGACGAGGACGACAAGGCGATGGTCTGCGCCCTCGGGCAGACCATCGCCACGCGCCTTTTCGGCTCGCCCGAGGCGGCCGTGGGCCGGGAGGTCCATATTTACCGGGCCCGGGTACGGGTGGTCGGGGTGATGGAGGAAAAAGGCGCGGACGTTTCCGGCACCAACCAGGACGAACAGATTTTCGTGCCCCTTTCCACCTACATGCGCCGCATGTCCAACAAAAACTACATCCACGGCGTATACATGCAGCTGGCCGACGGCACCGATTTCGAGGCGGCCAAGGCCACGGCGCAGCACATCCTGCGCCGCCGCCACGGCATCAAGCCGGAAAAGGGCCAAGCCGACGATTTCCGGGTGCTCACCGCCCGCGACACCATGCGGCTCAAGCAGCAGGCCCTGGATCTGGTCCAGACCCTCGGCTACATCAGCTCGTCGCTGTCCTTCGCCATCGGCGGGCTCGGCATCCTGTCCATCATGATCCTGCTCGTGCGGGCCAGACGCCTGGAAATCGGCATCCGACGGGCCGTGGGGGCACGACGGCGGGACATCATCCGCCAATTCCTCATCGAATCCGGGGCCATGTCGGCTGTCGGCGGCACGGCGGGCACGGCGGCGGCGCTGCTCCTTCTGGCGATCATCTACCGGCTCGGCCAATTCCCCAACGTCTACAACGCCTGGCTCATCGGCTCATCGCTCTTCGGCTCGGCGGCCCTGGGACTCGTCGCCGGGGCCTACCCGGCCTGGAGCGCGGCCAATGTGGAGGTGCTGCAGGTGTTAAGGGATGAGTAG
- a CDS encoding response regulator: MERQLKVLVVDDSKVMRGIIRKMLCMKGDAEVLEAAGGRQALDVLAKSPVDCIISDWNMPGMKGIDLLRRVRGDGVLAETPFVMVTAESLASNLAEADEARVSSYLTKPFTAEELWRTLRGVLPGAAPK, from the coding sequence ATGGAGCGGCAGCTTAAAGTTCTTGTGGTCGACGATTCCAAGGTCATGCGGGGCATCATCCGCAAGATGCTGTGCATGAAAGGCGACGCCGAGGTGCTGGAAGCCGCCGGCGGGCGGCAGGCCCTGGACGTCCTGGCCAAAAGTCCTGTGGACTGCATCATATCCGACTGGAACATGCCGGGCATGAAGGGCATCGACCTGCTGCGCCGGGTGCGGGGCGACGGCGTCCTGGCCGAGACGCCCTTCGTCATGGTCACGGCCGAATCCCTCGCCTCCAACCTGGCCGAAGCCGACGAGGCCAGGGTCAGCTCCTACCTGACCAAGCCGTTCACCGCCGAGGAATTGTGGCGCACGCTGCGCGGCGTGCTGCCCGGTGCCGCGCCGAAGTAA
- a CDS encoding MATE family efflux transporter translates to MTRPSGFADTGTGFREIWALAWPQILMMFLNFLIGIADVYVGGRIGREAQAAIGLLTQAMFFFQVVAMAVANGAVAAVSQSEGAGKGRRANRYVWLCLVLGVVASLAILGIGLAGRSLFLSLLQVPAPMLPTARYFLTVFLWLLPIQSFFNIANALFRAKKLVMVPLYAWGLAAVLNAVGDFGLGLGYWGLPNLGYAGVAWTTFISVTAGMLFNFAALLRVGMLRASEFPTCRWVRQGIGYLLKVAWPSGLMQIVWQTGYLVLFAITGSLPTGSVDALAGMAAGARVESLLFLPPMAFNFTASILVGNLLGAGRPDLAKRVGYRIVITGVLAVTLMGLALWPFLPDAAAILSPDAQVRLQAVSYLRYNVAAIPFTVSGLILIGAMTGAGATLLTLFVTGSSIWLVRLPLAVFLGHRLLGRAEGVWMSMFASQAVQALACLYVYQFVNWARFGMGGGKPRK, encoded by the coding sequence ATGACAAGACCAAGCGGGTTTGCGGACACAGGCACCGGATTTCGGGAAATCTGGGCCCTGGCCTGGCCGCAAATCCTTATGATGTTTCTTAATTTTCTGATCGGGATCGCCGACGTCTACGTCGGCGGCCGCATCGGTCGCGAGGCCCAGGCCGCCATTGGCCTGCTCACCCAGGCCATGTTCTTTTTCCAGGTGGTGGCCATGGCCGTGGCCAACGGCGCCGTGGCCGCGGTCAGCCAGTCCGAGGGGGCGGGCAAGGGCCGGCGGGCCAACCGCTATGTCTGGCTGTGCCTGGTTTTGGGCGTGGTCGCTTCGCTCGCCATTCTGGGCATCGGCCTGGCCGGGCGGTCGCTTTTTTTGTCCCTGCTCCAGGTGCCGGCCCCCATGCTGCCCACGGCCCGCTATTTCCTGACGGTTTTTTTGTGGCTTTTGCCCATCCAGTCCTTTTTCAACATCGCCAACGCGCTTTTTCGGGCCAAAAAGCTGGTCATGGTGCCGCTTTACGCCTGGGGGCTGGCGGCCGTGCTCAACGCCGTCGGCGATTTCGGGCTGGGGCTCGGCTATTGGGGCCTGCCGAATCTCGGCTATGCCGGCGTGGCCTGGACGACGTTCATTTCGGTCACGGCCGGGATGCTGTTCAATTTCGCGGCGCTGTTGCGGGTGGGCATGCTTCGGGCTTCCGAGTTTCCGACCTGCCGCTGGGTCCGCCAGGGCATCGGCTACCTGCTCAAGGTGGCTTGGCCGTCGGGGCTGATGCAGATCGTGTGGCAGACGGGCTATCTGGTGCTTTTCGCCATCACCGGCTCGTTGCCCACGGGCAGCGTCGACGCCCTGGCCGGCATGGCGGCCGGGGCCCGGGTGGAATCGCTGCTTTTTTTGCCGCCCATGGCGTTTAACTTCACGGCCTCCATCCTGGTCGGAAACCTGCTTGGGGCCGGGCGTCCCGATCTGGCCAAGCGGGTGGGGTATCGCATCGTCATCACGGGAGTTTTGGCGGTGACGCTCATGGGCCTCGCCTTGTGGCCGTTTCTGCCGGACGCGGCGGCCATCCTGTCGCCCGATGCCCAGGTGCGCCTCCAGGCGGTTTCCTACCTGCGTTACAACGTGGCGGCCATTCCCTTTACGGTCAGCGGTCTTATTCTCATCGGGGCCATGACCGGGGCCGGCGCGACGCTTTTGACGCTTTTCGTGACCGGGTCCTCGATATGGCTCGTGCGGTTGCCGTTGGCCGTGTTCTTGGGGCATAGACTCCTTGGCCGTGCCGAGGGCGTGTGGATGTCCATGTTTGCTTCCCAGGCCGTGCAGGCGTTGGCCTGTCTCTACGTGTACCAGTTCGTGAACTGGGCGCGTTTCGGTATGGGCGGCGGCAAACCAAGGAAGTGA
- a CDS encoding DUF2156 domain-containing protein, producing MREGFEEISLDRREEYLDRLARCPEKVSDYSFGNLWGWAEEYGLSWRFGESHVWILQTKPREMFWAPVGPWTDVDWSECPCLSQGLDFIRVPERLCAILHEAMPERVTTQEARDHYDYVYNVSDLVELKGNKFHKKKNLLNQFLRTYDYEYKPLTPDCVEETLEMQRQWFSWRDPEESGALLAENQAIVRVLQHWDRIPGLMGGAVRVDGEMIAYTVAEALTPDMLVIHFEKGKPGFKGVYQAISQMFLAEAGAGYALVDREQDLGDEGLRKAKLSYNPSLFLKKCTVSVAPKA from the coding sequence ATGCGAGAGGGTTTCGAGGAAATATCATTGGACCGCCGGGAAGAATACCTGGACCGTCTGGCCCGTTGTCCCGAAAAGGTGTCGGACTACAGTTTCGGCAACCTGTGGGGCTGGGCCGAGGAGTATGGTCTTTCCTGGCGTTTCGGCGAAAGCCACGTGTGGATATTGCAGACCAAGCCCCGCGAGATGTTCTGGGCCCCTGTGGGCCCGTGGACGGACGTGGACTGGAGCGAATGTCCCTGCCTGTCCCAGGGGCTCGATTTCATCCGTGTGCCGGAGCGGCTGTGCGCCATTTTGCACGAGGCCATGCCCGAGCGCGTGACCACCCAGGAGGCGCGCGACCATTACGACTACGTCTACAACGTGTCCGATCTTGTCGAGCTCAAGGGCAACAAGTTCCACAAGAAAAAGAATCTGCTCAACCAGTTCCTGCGCACCTACGACTATGAATACAAGCCGCTTACCCCGGACTGCGTGGAAGAGACGCTGGAAATGCAACGCCAGTGGTTTTCCTGGCGCGACCCCGAGGAGTCGGGCGCGCTTCTGGCCGAGAACCAGGCCATCGTCCGCGTGCTGCAACACTGGGACCGCATCCCCGGCCTCATGGGCGGGGCGGTGCGCGTGGACGGCGAGATGATCGCCTACACCGTGGCCGAGGCGCTTACCCCGGACATGCTCGTCATCCATTTCGAAAAGGGCAAGCCGGGCTTCAAGGGCGTGTATCAGGCCATAAGCCAGATGTTCCTGGCCGAGGCCGGCGCCGGCTACGCCTTGGTCGACCGGGAACAGGATCTCGGCGACGAAGGCTTGCGCAAGGCGAAACTTTCATACAATCCTTCGTTGTTTTTGAAGAAATGTACGGTGTCCGTGGCGCCCAAGGCCTGA
- a CDS encoding winged helix-turn-helix domain-containing protein — MHNIEAVQRLHLWLETRDGMLLGLGRIQLLELVEELGSLNKAAAAMGMSYRAAWGRMKQTETVIGDPLVERTGPKKGFRLTPLGHEIVRMFRAWHSEVEAYAVERARSIFPWATEPYSEDAPRSGKRS; from the coding sequence ATGCACAACATCGAGGCCGTGCAGCGGCTGCACCTGTGGCTGGAAACCAGAGACGGCATGCTGCTTGGCCTGGGGCGTATCCAGCTGTTGGAACTGGTGGAGGAACTGGGTTCGCTCAACAAGGCGGCCGCGGCCATGGGCATGTCCTACCGGGCGGCCTGGGGCCGCATGAAGCAGACCGAAACGGTCATCGGCGATCCGCTGGTCGAGCGCACGGGGCCCAAAAAAGGCTTCCGTCTCACCCCGCTCGGCCATGAGATTGTCCGCATGTTCCGCGCCTGGCACAGCGAGGTGGAAGCCTACGCCGTGGAGCGCGCCCGAAGCATCTTTCCCTGGGCCACGGAGCCCTATTCCGAAGACGCCCCCCGGTCGGGCAAGCGTTCCTGA